GAATCTACACAAAGGAAATGATCAGAAATGTGAATGGAGTATACATGCAAGGATAGTCATCAAAATGTTAtctttaataatggaaaaaaccTAAATATCCAACAACATGGGAATACTTATATAAATTTTGATAAAGCTGCTGGCTGTTTGTAGTGGTTTTCTCTTGAGGTGGGACTATTCATAAACATGAATGTTTTACAAGTGTGTTACTTTGGtgatcataaaaataatacagataaaaagtaactatgattttaaaaaacgtTTAATGACATGGGGAAATACCACATACTATTAAGTAAAAGAGCATGGCACaatactaaatatataatataatagtatttatatatgtgtggaAAAGATGCAGGAAGGAAGCATTCCACAATGTTAACATTTGTCATAATCTCTGGAGTATGAGATTATTGATGATTTTGCTCtccattttttcctgaaatttccaAGGCATTGGAACAAGAgcattttcctcttttgtaatCACGGAAGAAATGAAGATTGTTATACAAATAGATTGGCGcagaaagaggaaacaagaaTGCAGCAAAGTCAAACATCACTGCTTACCAGGCAATGGCAAGGGAAGGAGCAGTCTGTGGCCCACCTATGGCAGGCACTCTTGGTTGCCTTGCTAGAGAACCCAGTTCTCATTGAGCCAGCAATGTGTTCAGCTCCAGACAAAATCCTTGCTCAGCCTTTCTGTAGCCAGAAGTGATGACATCATGTGACCTGCCTCTTGCCAATGCGACAGGAGCCGAATTCTAACCAGGACTCTAGGAAGCTACCCCTTCTGCGTGtcccttttcttcctgccttAAAGATGTACAGGATGCCTGGAGATAGAGCAGCCATCTGTCAAGGCTGAAGAATCCCAGTCATGTGAGCCCTGCTGTTGAGCCACTGAACTATCCGAGCAAACACCTACCTATGGATGTCTTATTATGTGACAAGAATACCTCTCTCTGCATTTGAGCCATTGTGGTTTGGTTTTCTGTTAATTGTAGCCATATGCATTCCTGAAACACCACCATGCAGGAATGTTGAAAGGATTAAGTGAGACTATGTGTATGAAAGTTTTATACATTGTAAAATATTATCGCATTCCAGAAATAATGACAACCATTGACAAcaactagtgaaaaaaaaaacagaaaaaattctcAAGACAGCTTTTGGGCATCTTGTGAGTCAAGTATTTGAGTGATTGGATAGACTAACTCCACTTTAAAAGTGGCTGTTTCATATAAACACACATAATCGATCTTCCCCTTCAGCCCCGGCGCGCCGAGGAGCAAGGTCGCGGAGGGGAGCGCGCGGGGCGCTGCGGTTCCTGCCTTCTCCGGGCCCGCGGCTCTCGCAGGACCTTCAGCGCTATGTTGGGACAGAGCATCCGGAGGTTCACGACCTCTGTGGTCCGTAGGAGCCACTATGAGGAGGGCCCCGGGAAGAATTTGCCATTTTCAGTGGAAAACAAGTGGAGGCTACTGCTTATGATGACTTTGTATTTTGGATCTGGATTTGCTGCACCTTTTTTTATAGTAAGACACCAACTGCTTAAGAAATAAGGATGTTTTAATTGATCCACTAAACAGATGtgaaaaggaacattttaagAGGTGCAGTCTCTGAAAAATGGATCAAACTCTTGAATTCAACATACTCAACATGTTTGTAAATAAACTTATGGCATGAATCTTTAATGCCTCTTCGCTGAAACATGGAATGTAATGATTGTGcttttttatttgggaaatattCAGGATTAGTTTGTTTGGTCAGAATATGTGTGTGATTGtgcttgtttcttgtttttagaTTTGAGGTTTTTGACTTTTGATTACTAGGTCAGGACCTTGTTGGTAATCTATGTTATTAAAAAGGCAAACTTTGTTGTCACATAGTAATCTTTTAGTTGAAAAAGAAGTGTACTTTTATTTGCCTTTACTAAATAAGCAGTAAAATTGGTTTTCTTCATGAGTGACATTTAGTCATGAGGAAAAGCACTAGTGTATACAGAGTGAAGCCCCAAGAGTTCTCCAGACCTGTGatctaaaaactaaaattttcccATGATAAATTTCCTATTGACCAATGCTAGTCGTTTTTAGACTAAGTAAAAAGTAGAATACTTGAAATGTAATAGCTTGTAAAACCATATGGAAATATTCAAAGTTTATTCTGGAATTTTAGTAGAAATGGACTAAAAGATGGCTCTGATTAGTAATTTATATCAGTAAATCAATTTATGTTGATAGTGAAATGCTACTAGCTAAATAAAATGTAGTGACTTAGTTCCTAGGGCTTTGTATTGGGGCAGGAAAAcagcttttaaatgtttaatccTCATTTAGTCACTTTTGGAATACCACACTGATGTTAGAAAAATGCCGTAAAGCAGAGATTGTAAACTGGTGCTCCATTTGAGCTCTAGACTTTTTGGTTGAATAGGGGTGCTGTACTTTTTAAACCATTATTTAAAAACGAGAATagttggaagaaagtctctttgGGTTCTTGAAAAATTGCTCTGAGTGGTTCTACATCCTTTCATAGAACAAAACCGCTGCCTAAATTAGTCCTGACAACATTAGATTATCTGTGTACCCCTAATGTTAAACTACTCATTTGGCAGAACCTTAAAAAACTTTATGGTTTGACTGGGCTTATCATCACGATCTCCAATAATCCTGCAATAGTTACTTAAATATGGATATAATTAAATCTTTAGGACTGCCCAACTTATTCCCTGTActtgaatatcatttttttttttattattgctgaaTCAGATGTCATCTGTGTTTATGGAACATTAAGGCTTTCTGCCTTTGGGAAAGTAAAAATGAgttcaaagaccaaaaaaaaaaaaaaaaaaaaaaaaccaca
This region of Vulpes vulpes isolate BD-2025 chromosome 8, VulVul3, whole genome shotgun sequence genomic DNA includes:
- the LOC112917594 gene encoding cytochrome c oxidase subunit 7C, mitochondrial; the protein is MLGQSIRRFTTSVVRRSHYEEGPGKNLPFSVENKWRLLLMMTLYFGSGFAAPFFIVRHQLLKK